The following are encoded together in the Tripterygium wilfordii isolate XIE 37 chromosome 18, ASM1340144v1, whole genome shotgun sequence genome:
- the LOC119983317 gene encoding LIM domain-containing protein PLIM2b-like, with protein MAFTGTLDKCKACDRTVYVVDMLSLEGVPYHKSCFKCSHCKGTLVMSNYSSMDGVLYCKPHFEQLFKESGNFSKNFQTGKSERQNDQLNRTPSKLSSLFCGTQDKCSVCQKTVYPLEKVTLEGECYHKTCFRCAHGGCPLTHSSYAALDGVLYCKHHFAQLFMEKGSYSHVLKSANHKRSASASTPPPEPADDSNNTEDPADAPKENTEEQS; from the exons atggCATTCACTGGAACTCTTGATAAGTGCAAGGCTTGTGATAGGACTGTTTATGTGGTtgatatgttgtctcttgaaGGAGTTCCTTACCATAAATCCTGCTTCAAATGCAGCCATTGCAAAGGGACTCTTGTG ATGAGCAATTACTCATCCATGGATGGAGTTCTCTACTGCAAGCCTCATTTTGAGCAACTTTTCAAGGAATCTGGCAACTTCAGCAAGAATTTTCAGACAG GAAAGTCTGAGAGGCAAAATGATCAGCTG AATAGAACTCCAAGCAAACTCTCTTCCTTGTTCTGTGGAACCCAGGACAAGTGTTCCGTCTGCCAGAAAACCGTCTACCCACTCGAAAAG GTTACCCTGGAAGGAGAGTGTTACCACAAGACATGCTTCAGGTGCGCACATGGAGGGTGTCCTCTGACTCACTCATCATATGCTGCTCTTGATGGAGTTCTGTACTGCAAGCACCATTTTGCACAGCTATTCATGGAGAAAGGAAGCTACAGTCATGTCCTCAAGTCTGCTAATCACAAGAGATCTGCCTCCGCCTCCACACCACCTCCTGAACCCGCTGACGACTCCAACAACACCGAGGATCCTGCTGATGCTCCTAAAGAGAACACAGAAGAGCAATCTTAA